One window from the genome of Hydra vulgaris chromosome 02, alternate assembly HydraT2T_AEP encodes:
- the LOC136075832 gene encoding uncharacterized protein LOC136075832, giving the protein MAPASRLFEPMALSTSIMELMFLEPIRCNFWWKVCKDGKIITYYQCNRSGFYKCLSSGKRRIQSSVHRPASKNQLKENTLVSLPPVILNDLESKINEGCDVRGDIHTLKINIIKNLMELVNLVTLSTISEEKALTNLNKNILQATGTFLSLSENKVGQFILKENLPSNKKLTKQPQFYSTKKRKKVSSIRLAKPSGDEIKELFDFSKWESKEKENESNKCTIEKSSASVESKLLLPGNLICLLLTWVYGIIFTSKVIIKYLL; this is encoded by the exons ATGGCTCCGGCTTCACGTTTATTTGAGCCTATGGCTCTGTCTACAAGTATTATGGAACTTATG TTCCTTGAGCCAATACGTTGTAACTTCTGGTGGAAAGTGTGTAAAGATGGTAAGATAATTACATACTACCAATGCAACAGAAGTGGCTTTTATAAATGCTTATCGTCTGGCAAAAGAAGGATTCAAAGTAGTg TTCATCGCCCAGcaagtaaaaatcaattaaaagaaaatacacTTGTCAGTTTACCCCCTGTCATTTTAAATGATCTGGAAAGCAAAATTAATGAAGGATGTGATGTTCGTGGTGAtattcatactttaaaaattaatattataaaaaatttaatggaacTTGTCAACTTAGTAACTTTAAGTACAATATCAGAAGAGAAagctttaacaaatttaaataaaaatattttgcaagcCACCGGTACTTTTCTTAGTCTAAGTGAAAACAAAGTCggacaatttattttaaaggaaaatctaccatcaaacaaaaaactaactaaACAACCACAGTTTTATTCAacgaaaaagagaaaaaaagtttcctCTATTAGATTAGCTAAACCTTCTGGTGATGAAATTAAAGAACTGTTTGATTTTTCAAAGTGGGAGTCAAAAGAAAAAG aaaatgaatCTAACAAATGTACCATAGAGAAGTCATCAGCAAGCGTAGAATCAAAGTTGTTACTGCCTGGTAacttaatttgtttattgttgacATGGGTATATGGTataatttttacatcaaaagtTATCATAAAGTATTTATTGTAA